In a single window of the Carassius carassius chromosome 26, fCarCar2.1, whole genome shotgun sequence genome:
- the LOC132105675 gene encoding podocalyxin-like isoform X2: MAISWTLIVLGTLLQGMQCNANDNSTTAPNSSISPTSVGASAASSTESTLPPTSFSSTKPTTSSASSESTLRATTPTTLEPSKSPTPSESTTPSESITQAPTTKATSPDQTGPSSTVANQDIDMININTSTQNSQVTTQATTIQPTTSNAGTTHTTTTNTPPNSPTTLTTTHPKQGTTDIIKLATTFSKGDGTTQLMSTQTAPSAVTKNSELPITTEPGSKSIASQSLGTTKPQTTTALIGPGLRRDEEITTNTPQELIHYSFNPSKSNENHVLGQTCKTLLQTIKGNCIINVTIHDNRLTATVIIDAEHVIPPENYKQVSEAPNNTTHREDLSKDTIPDTLIAILASCGALVLILCCFAAYCTYHRRSYRKNQQHLTEELQTVENGYHDNPTLEVMEVQPEMQEKKLTMNREFNDSWIVPIDNLLKEDIPDEEDTHL; encoded by the exons GCACCCTCCTGCAAGGCATGCAGTGCAATGCTAATGATAATTCAACTACAGCCCCAAACAGTTCCATTTCACCCACCTCAGTGGGTGCCAGTGCAGCCAGTTCCACTGAATCCACTCTTCCTCCCACCTCATTCAGTTCCACTAAACCCACCACTTCTTCTGCCTCATCAGAGTCCACTCTACGTGCCACTACACCCACCACATTGGAGCCCAGTAAATCTCCTACTCCATCAGAGTCCACTACTCCATCAGAGTCCATTACACAAGCGCCAACCACTAAAGCTACTTCACCAGATCAGACTGGGCCATCTTCAACAGTGGCTAATCAAGACATTGACATGATAAACATTAACACATCTACACAAAATAGTCAAGTCACAACCCAAGCCACAACAATTCAACCCACGACATCCAATGCAGGCACTACCCACACTACTACAACCAACACTCCTCCAAATTCACCTACAACTCTCACCACAACCCATCCCAAACAAGGTACCACCGACATAATTAAACTTGCAACCACTTTTTCTAAAGGAGATGGCACCACCCAACTCATGTCTACACAGACAGCCCCATCTGCTGTTACCAAAAACT CTGAATTACCAATCACAACAGAACCAGGCTCTAAATCTATTGCTTCTCAAAGTCTTGGGACAACGAAACCACAAACAACTACTGCCTTGATCGGACCAGGCCTGCGAAGGGATGAAGAGATTACAACTAACACTCCCCAAGAATTAATTCAC TATTCCTTTAATCCAAGCAAAAGCAATGAG AATCACGTCCTGGGTCAAACCTGTAAGACGCTGCTTCAGACGATTAAAGGAaattgcattatcaacgtgacaATTCATGACAATCGATTAACTGCAACAGTAATAATAGATG CTGAGCATGTGATACCGCCAGAAAACTACAAACAAGTCAGTGAAGCTCCAAACAATACTACTCATAGAGAGGATTTAAGCAAGGACACAATACCAGACACGTTAATCGCCATCTTGGCTTCTTGTGGCGCTTTGGTGCTCATTCTGTGCTGCTTTGCTGCATACTGCACTTATCATCGCAGATCCTACAGGAAGAACCAG CAACACCTGACAGAAGAGCTCCAGACAGTGGAAAACGGTTATCATGACAATCCTACGCTGGAGGTGATGGAGGTACAGCCGGAGATGCAAGAGAAAAAACTGACAATGAACAGGGAGTTCAACGACAGCTGGATCGTCCCCATAGACAACCTGCTGAAAGAGGACATACCTGATGAAGAAGACACACACTTGTAA
- the LOC132105675 gene encoding podocalyxin-like isoform X1, producing MAISWTLIVLGTLLQGMQCNANDNSTTAPNSSISPTSVGASAASSTESTLPPTSFSSTKPTTSSASSESTLRATTPTTLEPSKSPTPSESTTPSESITQAPTTKATSPDQTGPSSTVANQDIDMININTSTQNSQVTTQATTIQPTTSNAGTTHTTTTNTPPNSPTTLTTTHPKQGTTDIIKLATTFSKGDGTTQLMSTQTAPSAVTKNSELPITTEPGSKSIASQSLGTTKPQTTTALIGPGLRRDEEITTNTPQELIHYSFNPSKSNENHVLGQTCKTLLQTIKGNCIINVTIHDNRLTATVIIDAEHVIPPENYKQVSEAPNNTTHREDLSKDTIPDTLIAILASCGALVLILCCFAAYCTYHRRSYRKNQQQHLTEELQTVENGYHDNPTLEVMEVQPEMQEKKLTMNREFNDSWIVPIDNLLKEDIPDEEDTHL from the exons GCACCCTCCTGCAAGGCATGCAGTGCAATGCTAATGATAATTCAACTACAGCCCCAAACAGTTCCATTTCACCCACCTCAGTGGGTGCCAGTGCAGCCAGTTCCACTGAATCCACTCTTCCTCCCACCTCATTCAGTTCCACTAAACCCACCACTTCTTCTGCCTCATCAGAGTCCACTCTACGTGCCACTACACCCACCACATTGGAGCCCAGTAAATCTCCTACTCCATCAGAGTCCACTACTCCATCAGAGTCCATTACACAAGCGCCAACCACTAAAGCTACTTCACCAGATCAGACTGGGCCATCTTCAACAGTGGCTAATCAAGACATTGACATGATAAACATTAACACATCTACACAAAATAGTCAAGTCACAACCCAAGCCACAACAATTCAACCCACGACATCCAATGCAGGCACTACCCACACTACTACAACCAACACTCCTCCAAATTCACCTACAACTCTCACCACAACCCATCCCAAACAAGGTACCACCGACATAATTAAACTTGCAACCACTTTTTCTAAAGGAGATGGCACCACCCAACTCATGTCTACACAGACAGCCCCATCTGCTGTTACCAAAAACT CTGAATTACCAATCACAACAGAACCAGGCTCTAAATCTATTGCTTCTCAAAGTCTTGGGACAACGAAACCACAAACAACTACTGCCTTGATCGGACCAGGCCTGCGAAGGGATGAAGAGATTACAACTAACACTCCCCAAGAATTAATTCAC TATTCCTTTAATCCAAGCAAAAGCAATGAG AATCACGTCCTGGGTCAAACCTGTAAGACGCTGCTTCAGACGATTAAAGGAaattgcattatcaacgtgacaATTCATGACAATCGATTAACTGCAACAGTAATAATAGATG CTGAGCATGTGATACCGCCAGAAAACTACAAACAAGTCAGTGAAGCTCCAAACAATACTACTCATAGAGAGGATTTAAGCAAGGACACAATACCAGACACGTTAATCGCCATCTTGGCTTCTTGTGGCGCTTTGGTGCTCATTCTGTGCTGCTTTGCTGCATACTGCACTTATCATCGCAGATCCTACAGGAAGAACCAG CAGCAACACCTGACAGAAGAGCTCCAGACAGTGGAAAACGGTTATCATGACAATCCTACGCTGGAGGTGATGGAGGTACAGCCGGAGATGCAAGAGAAAAAACTGACAATGAACAGGGAGTTCAACGACAGCTGGATCGTCCCCATAGACAACCTGCTGAAAGAGGACATACCTGATGAAGAAGACACACACTTGTAA